One Deefgea tanakiae genomic region harbors:
- a CDS encoding acetate/propionate family kinase codes for MSDLVLVINAGSSSIKFSLFETSKTDPVVLFKGQMEGLYVEPKFSAKDADDNKVANETLPADAPKTHDYALRFMLEWLQTRIAGRSIAVIGHRVVHGGTTYSKPVLVTEDVIKGLEALIPLAPLHEPHNITPIKILQDLLPNVPQVACFDTAFHTTQPELNQLFALPYEFAQKEGIRRYGFHGLSYEYIASVLPTIDTKAAEGRTVVAHLGNGSSMAGLLGGVCQSTTMGFTALDGLPMGTRCGRIDGGVILHLMNHLKMDAKQIETLLYKESGLLGLSGFSSDMRDLESSDSPRAKMAVDYFANSVVREAASLAATLGGIDALVFTAGIGENDAHTRQAVCHQLRWLGVDLDEAANAVRSSEPRRISLADSKIAVYVIPTNEELMISRQALACIA; via the coding sequence ATGAGTGATTTAGTTTTAGTGATTAACGCCGGTTCTTCGAGTATCAAGTTTTCATTGTTTGAAACCAGTAAAACCGATCCGGTCGTTCTGTTCAAAGGCCAAATGGAAGGCTTGTATGTAGAGCCAAAATTTAGCGCTAAAGATGCTGACGACAATAAAGTCGCCAATGAAACTTTACCTGCCGACGCGCCTAAAACGCACGACTATGCACTTCGCTTTATGCTGGAATGGTTGCAAACGCGCATTGCCGGCCGCAGCATCGCCGTCATCGGCCATCGCGTGGTACATGGCGGTACGACTTATTCGAAACCTGTTTTGGTGACTGAAGACGTCATCAAAGGTTTGGAAGCGCTGATTCCACTCGCGCCATTGCACGAACCGCACAACATTACGCCAATCAAAATTTTGCAAGATTTGCTGCCAAACGTGCCGCAAGTGGCGTGTTTTGATACGGCCTTCCATACGACTCAGCCTGAATTGAATCAACTCTTTGCATTGCCGTATGAATTTGCGCAAAAAGAAGGCATTCGCCGCTATGGTTTCCACGGTTTGTCTTATGAATACATCGCCAGCGTATTGCCAACGATCGACACCAAAGCCGCCGAAGGCCGTACCGTTGTGGCGCATTTGGGTAATGGCTCGTCAATGGCCGGTTTGCTCGGTGGCGTTTGCCAATCAACCACGATGGGTTTCACCGCGCTCGACGGCTTGCCAATGGGCACGCGTTGCGGCCGTATCGATGGTGGCGTGATTCTGCATTTGATGAATCACCTCAAAATGGACGCGAAACAAATCGAAACCTTGCTCTACAAAGAATCTGGCCTACTCGGTTTGTCTGGCTTCTCAAGCGATATGCGTGACTTAGAAAGCTCTGACTCGCCCCGTGCAAAAATGGCTGTGGATTATTTTGCCAATAGCGTTGTGCGTGAAGCAGCCTCTTTGGCGGCGACCTTGGGCGGCATCGATGCACTGGTGTTTACCGCAGGGATTGGCGAAAACGACGCGCACACGCGCCAAGCGGTTTGCCATCAATTGCGCTGGTTAGGCGTTGACTTGGATGAAGCAGCGAATGCGGTACGTTCAAGTGAACCACGCCGTATTTCTCTGGCCGATAGTAAAATCGCCGTGTATGTGATTCCAACGAATGAAGAATTAATGATTTCTCGCCAAGCCTTGGCGTGTATTGCTTAA
- a CDS encoding diacylglycerol kinase produces MTESPFKGKTGVKRVLNALGYSLDGLSAGWVNEAAFRQVTLLAIVGIPLSLFLPMPPWAHAVVIASHLASMIVELLNSAIEAAVDHTSLAKHDLAKRAKDLGSAAQLVCLVNLAAMWALALLAA; encoded by the coding sequence GTGACTGAAAGTCCTTTTAAAGGTAAAACCGGCGTTAAACGAGTGCTCAATGCACTCGGTTATTCACTCGATGGCTTGTCGGCTGGCTGGGTGAACGAAGCCGCATTTCGCCAAGTGACCTTGCTGGCGATTGTGGGCATACCGTTATCGCTATTTTTGCCCATGCCCCCATGGGCGCACGCGGTGGTGATTGCTAGCCATTTGGCGAGCATGATTGTTGAATTGCTTAACTCCGCCATCGAAGCTGCAGTCGATCACACTTCACTGGCCAAGCACGATTTAGCCAAACGCGCCAAAGACCTCGGTAGCGCCGCGCAATTAGTCTGCTTGGTGAATTTGGCCGCAATGTGGGCCTTGGCTTTACTAGCCGCCTAA
- a CDS encoding HNH endonuclease, producing the protein MLPIPARPIIKKTVYELLQQTALNVSNWSIKQNGDQIENPKNNIGRNTMWSFVGEPSEPIVLCIWYKDVDWSATPPIYKGNERTFQAQLNDLNTRKGNNGISRLTVKLQRSSAFHQAIYQAYKNTCCVRLILVDGEQIDIEDAADEASKVTARILDSETWYVHEMNSDNGDYTIARGVLPPPRPSEQLKEELTDPLNDPAFQTYLATLSDTERDAMVKTRVCQGKFRDRLIERWKTCSVTGCGITEILIASHIRPWSKCETAEQRLSPANGLLLVPNLDKLFDSGFISFDDNYRIIFSSRLKLDFALQLSVNQNMRLRKNNHVDMLPYLQWHREHVLLK; encoded by the coding sequence ATGTTGCCAATACCTGCACGACCGATCATCAAGAAAACGGTTTATGAACTCCTACAGCAAACAGCTCTTAATGTAAGTAACTGGTCCATCAAACAAAATGGCGACCAAATAGAGAATCCCAAGAACAATATCGGTCGGAATACGATGTGGTCGTTTGTAGGCGAGCCATCTGAACCGATTGTTCTGTGCATCTGGTATAAAGATGTCGATTGGAGTGCAACGCCCCCAATTTATAAGGGTAATGAGCGCACTTTTCAGGCACAGTTAAATGACCTTAATACTCGTAAAGGCAATAACGGTATAAGCCGCCTAACCGTCAAATTACAACGTTCTAGTGCATTTCATCAGGCCATTTATCAAGCATATAAAAATACATGCTGCGTACGGTTAATATTGGTTGATGGTGAGCAGATTGACATAGAAGATGCCGCAGACGAAGCGTCAAAAGTAACCGCCCGAATTCTTGACTCAGAGACTTGGTACGTTCACGAAATGAATAGCGATAATGGCGACTACACCATCGCTCGCGGTGTATTACCCCCGCCAAGACCAAGTGAACAGCTAAAAGAGGAGCTTACGGATCCGCTCAATGATCCGGCTTTCCAGACTTATCTAGCAACGCTTTCCGACACAGAACGAGATGCGATGGTCAAGACTCGGGTTTGCCAAGGCAAATTTAGAGATAGATTGATTGAACGATGGAAAACGTGTTCAGTCACTGGTTGCGGTATCACAGAGATTTTGATTGCCAGTCACATCAGACCTTGGAGCAAATGCGAAACCGCTGAACAGCGCCTGAGTCCTGCAAATGGATTGTTGCTTGTGCCCAATTTAGATAAGCTCTTTGACTCTGGTTTTATCAGCTTTGACGATAACTATCGTATTATTTTCAGCTCGAGATTAAAGCTGGACTTCGCTCTTCAGTTGTCAGTCAATCAAAACATGCGTCTACGCAAAAATAATCATGTTGATATGCTCCCCTACTTACAATGG
- a CDS encoding biotin/lipoyl-containing protein — protein sequence MNKNFTTHLICAPDLPHTVAVALFHVEPGQTVPRDTLLLTLECKGKTWPILAPESGEISSFMVEMDEEINTGDLLLLMEVEEAPTGFLEIAPEPSAQQIAPTPIRPLPSSSALKITPAAAQLAARLGVDVSTVAANGLTGEIGEREVEQYVRDILLRWQQLKQWINE from the coding sequence ATGAATAAAAATTTTACGACGCATCTCATCTGCGCCCCCGACTTGCCGCATACCGTTGCGGTGGCATTGTTTCACGTGGAACCAGGCCAAACCGTGCCACGCGATACGCTGTTGCTGACCTTGGAATGCAAAGGCAAAACATGGCCGATCTTGGCGCCCGAGTCGGGTGAAATCAGCAGCTTCATGGTGGAGATGGATGAGGAAATTAACACCGGTGATTTATTGCTGTTAATGGAAGTCGAAGAAGCCCCGACAGGCTTTTTAGAGATTGCTCCGGAACCGTCAGCGCAACAGATTGCACCAACGCCAATTCGCCCTTTACCGAGCAGCAGCGCACTAAAAATCACCCCCGCCGCCGCTCAGCTTGCCGCTCGATTGGGCGTTGATGTCAGCACAGTGGCCGCAAATGGTTTAACGGGTGAAATTGGTGAGCGTGAAGTCGAGCAATATGTGCGCGACATCTTGCTGCGCTGGCAGCAATTGAAGCAGTGGATTAATGAATAA
- a CDS encoding inositol monophosphatase family protein produces MLDRAVELAQLAGHALLSRFGQTQTISNKGDISNIVTAADTFAEQMIVAGLRQRFPKHSIISEELGSDLRPSDYTWVVDPLDGTSNYAAGIPWFGVLIALFRGTEPILAVLHTPATGDLYLAEKGSGAERNGQRIHVSLEAELRNVLWAYGMDAQINDIAAERDIRLLTTLLQRVRNVRATNSLIDAAYTADGRLGGMLNQSTRLWDIAAPMLLIQEAGGLYTASNGAPLKLNLSASAPEQIYSVLAGAPMLHGAVAELVTKCAV; encoded by the coding sequence ATGCTCGATCGTGCCGTCGAACTCGCCCAATTAGCGGGCCACGCCCTGCTCTCTCGTTTCGGTCAAACACAAACCATCAGCAATAAGGGCGACATCAGTAATATTGTCACCGCCGCAGATACGTTTGCTGAGCAAATGATTGTCGCCGGTTTGCGCCAGCGATTTCCGAAACATTCGATTATTTCAGAAGAACTTGGCAGCGATTTGCGGCCATCAGATTACACCTGGGTGGTCGATCCGCTTGATGGCACCTCCAATTACGCGGCAGGAATTCCTTGGTTTGGCGTCTTGATCGCGTTATTTCGCGGTACCGAGCCGATTTTGGCGGTGCTGCATACGCCAGCGACTGGTGATTTGTATCTGGCGGAAAAAGGCAGCGGCGCTGAACGCAACGGACAACGAATTCATGTCAGCCTTGAAGCTGAGTTGCGAAACGTGCTGTGGGCCTATGGTATGGATGCGCAGATCAATGATATAGCCGCTGAGCGCGATATACGTCTGCTAACGACTTTGCTGCAACGCGTGCGCAATGTGCGCGCGACCAATAGTTTGATCGACGCGGCCTATACAGCCGATGGGCGCTTGGGCGGCATGCTCAACCAAAGCACCCGCCTCTGGGACATCGCCGCACCGATGTTGCTGATTCAAGAAGCGGGTGGACTCTACACCGCCAGCAATGGCGCACCGTTGAAACTGAATCTATCCGCCAGCGCACCAGAGCAAATCTATTCTGTTCTGGCTGGCGCACCGATGTTGCATGGCGCGGTGGCGGAGTTGGTGACAAAATGTGCTGTTTAA
- a CDS encoding ferredoxin reductase family protein, whose protein sequence is MKILTAFLALCLLAWGITVNPPEVINIWWLRNEAINLSGILSFELMGLIMLLAVRPVWLEKSFGGLDRMYLVHKWAGILAISFGLLHYAIKLSGGLLKQFFERPPRGARVEFWLDFLRSPVKDMAEWSIWLLGIMLVITLWQRFPYSIWRYVHKALAVIFVVLALHAVVLSPVSYWSNPLGWLIGATALIGVVCALLSLTGQIGRRRTHRASIHSIHQIGDILELECKIKGQWQHQAGQFAFLKFNGIEGAHPFTIASAPNKENTLRVSIKALGDYTRQLPKLLNVGDAVSIEGPYGCFAMPNEAEQVWIAGGIGITPFLAWLDALKASPEQAPTATLHYCVKNEQDAVYSRKLQALCQHLPSITLHIHRSEQDGRPDMQRLNLQAHNGIWPAIFFCGPQGLSSSLLRDLRLAGMPKTHFHQEAFKMR, encoded by the coding sequence ATGAAAATCCTGACGGCATTTCTAGCATTGTGTCTGCTTGCGTGGGGTATCACCGTCAATCCACCAGAAGTCATAAACATCTGGTGGTTGCGTAACGAAGCGATTAACTTAAGCGGCATTTTGTCATTTGAATTAATGGGGCTAATTATGCTGCTGGCAGTCCGCCCCGTGTGGCTAGAGAAATCGTTTGGCGGACTTGACCGCATGTATCTCGTTCATAAGTGGGCGGGGATTTTAGCGATTAGCTTTGGTTTGCTGCATTATGCAATCAAACTTTCAGGCGGCCTGCTGAAACAGTTTTTCGAGCGGCCACCACGTGGCGCACGCGTCGAGTTTTGGCTCGATTTCCTGCGTAGCCCTGTCAAAGACATGGCCGAATGGTCGATCTGGTTGCTGGGCATCATGCTGGTGATTACGCTATGGCAGCGTTTTCCTTATTCAATCTGGCGCTATGTACATAAAGCACTTGCAGTGATTTTTGTGGTCTTGGCACTACATGCCGTCGTGCTGTCTCCTGTCAGCTACTGGAGCAATCCACTCGGCTGGCTTATCGGTGCTACTGCATTGATCGGCGTTGTTTGTGCATTACTCTCGCTCACGGGTCAAATTGGCCGTCGGCGCACGCATCGCGCAAGCATTCATTCAATACATCAAATCGGCGACATTCTCGAATTAGAATGCAAAATCAAAGGACAGTGGCAGCACCAAGCCGGCCAGTTTGCCTTCCTTAAATTTAACGGAATTGAAGGAGCGCATCCATTTACGATCGCCAGCGCGCCAAACAAGGAAAATACGCTGCGCGTTTCAATCAAAGCATTGGGCGACTACACCCGCCAACTGCCCAAATTATTAAACGTGGGCGACGCGGTCAGCATCGAAGGTCCTTATGGTTGCTTTGCGATGCCGAACGAGGCCGAGCAGGTTTGGATTGCTGGCGGAATTGGTATTACGCCATTTTTAGCTTGGCTCGATGCGCTCAAAGCCTCACCAGAACAAGCCCCAACCGCAACATTGCATTACTGTGTCAAAAACGAGCAAGACGCGGTTTACAGCCGAAAACTACAAGCACTCTGCCAGCATTTGCCCAGTATTACGCTACATATCCACCGCAGCGAACAGGACGGCCGCCCCGATATGCAGCGCTTGAATTTACAAGCACACAATGGCATTTGGCCCGCTATTTTCTTCTGTGGGCCACAAGGATTGTCCAGTAGCCTGCTGCGTGACCTGCGCTTGGCCGGAATGCCAAAAACGCATTTCCACCAAGAAGCGTTCAAAATGCGATAA
- a CDS encoding bifunctional enoyl-CoA hydratase/phosphate acetyltransferase produces the protein MSIENILFNDITLGMNYQREHLVRSSDFALFTMLAGSYSCEGIEAAPAIGVFLFITSACINSFPGHGAILKEQALHAHGDVRQGDVLQIALTVTHKCGQHNEVILAATCHNQRGELLVSGNVTVTAPTEKCISHYEEVPQFTLRSPQVFAKLRQQTDLLPAVVTAVVHPCDRESLLGAMAAAAAKLIVPILVGPEAKIRALAQQENVELGNTRIVDTAHSHDSAALAVALCRSGEAAALMKGSLHTDEMMSAVTCSKTGLRTGRRLSHVFVMDVPAYARPLLVTDAAINIAPDLAAKVDITQNAINLAHILGIACPKVAILSAVETVYEKMPSTLDAALLCKMADRGQITGALLDGPLAFDNAISMTAAKMKKIVSPVAGQADILVVPDIESGNMLAKQMSYFAGADSAGIVLGARVPIVLTSRADDIQTRLASAAVMVLVANAMK, from the coding sequence ATGAGCATCGAAAATATTCTGTTTAATGATATTACGCTGGGGATGAATTATCAGCGTGAACATTTAGTTCGTTCTAGCGATTTTGCCTTATTTACGATGCTGGCGGGCTCGTATTCCTGCGAGGGCATCGAGGCGGCGCCGGCGATTGGCGTATTTTTGTTTATCACCTCGGCGTGTATTAATTCCTTTCCCGGTCATGGCGCGATTTTGAAAGAGCAAGCGCTGCATGCACATGGCGATGTTCGACAAGGCGATGTGCTGCAAATTGCGCTGACGGTGACGCATAAATGTGGGCAGCACAATGAAGTCATCTTGGCGGCCACTTGCCACAATCAACGCGGTGAATTGCTGGTTTCTGGCAACGTCACCGTGACCGCGCCGACGGAAAAATGTATTAGTCACTACGAAGAAGTACCACAATTTACTTTGCGTAGCCCGCAAGTGTTTGCCAAACTGCGCCAGCAAACTGATTTGCTGCCGGCTGTGGTTACCGCGGTGGTGCATCCCTGTGATCGGGAATCCTTATTAGGAGCGATGGCAGCGGCGGCAGCCAAATTGATCGTGCCGATTTTAGTCGGGCCAGAAGCCAAAATTCGCGCTTTGGCGCAGCAGGAAAACGTTGAGCTAGGGAATACTCGGATTGTCGACACCGCGCATAGCCACGATTCTGCGGCGTTAGCTGTAGCTTTATGCCGTTCGGGTGAGGCGGCGGCGCTGATGAAGGGCAGTTTGCATACCGATGAAATGATGTCGGCGGTGACTTGCTCCAAAACCGGTTTGCGCACTGGGCGGCGTTTGAGCCATGTGTTTGTGATGGATGTGCCTGCATATGCGCGGCCGCTTTTAGTGACCGATGCAGCGATCAATATCGCACCGGATTTGGCGGCTAAAGTCGATATCACGCAGAACGCGATTAATTTGGCGCATATTTTAGGCATCGCCTGCCCGAAAGTGGCGATTTTGTCGGCGGTGGAAACCGTTTACGAAAAAATGCCATCGACGCTGGATGCCGCGCTGCTGTGCAAAATGGCCGATCGTGGGCAAATTACCGGTGCATTACTTGATGGACCTTTGGCTTTCGACAATGCAATTTCAATGACTGCCGCTAAAATGAAGAAAATTGTGTCGCCGGTGGCGGGGCAGGCGGACATTTTGGTGGTGCCCGATATTGAGTCCGGCAATATGCTGGCCAAGCAAATGAGCTATTTTGCGGGTGCGGATTCGGCGGGGATCGTACTCGGCGCCAGAGTGCCGATTGTTTTAACCAGCCGCGCCGATGATATTCAAACCCGTTTGGCTTCGGCTGCGGTGATGGTCTTGGTCGCTAATGCAATGAAGTGA
- a CDS encoding BPSS1780 family membrane protein → MLDQDSVIDVSVEPRQIPPMQGWQWIVSAFQLFKQSPTAWLGICGIFILAMLGMSLLPLVGGLLSTLLGPVFLGGLMFSAQKQSRGETPLLVDLFAGFQLRFTELLKVGVLYMFGTMLVVVLMAALLAGAAYLGFLTIDKNVETFAQLGSIWPVMILVVAAFSVVYSTYFYAPTLVMLQGMKAGEAMKLSFLAFWRNWQPILVMSLIGAALLILAMLPMLLGLIVALPVALITSYVCYADVFET, encoded by the coding sequence ATGCTAGACCAAGACAGCGTCATTGATGTCAGCGTAGAACCACGCCAAATTCCACCGATGCAGGGCTGGCAGTGGATCGTAAGCGCATTTCAGCTATTCAAACAATCGCCAACAGCGTGGCTGGGGATTTGCGGCATATTTATCTTGGCCATGCTAGGGATGTCGCTTCTGCCCTTGGTGGGCGGTTTACTTTCGACTTTGCTTGGCCCGGTGTTTTTGGGCGGTTTGATGTTTTCAGCGCAGAAACAATCCCGTGGCGAAACGCCATTATTAGTTGATCTATTTGCAGGTTTTCAACTGCGCTTTACCGAGTTACTCAAAGTCGGCGTCTTGTATATGTTTGGCACGATGCTGGTGGTAGTACTGATGGCTGCCTTGCTGGCGGGCGCAGCTTATCTGGGCTTTTTGACTATCGATAAAAATGTCGAAACCTTTGCCCAATTAGGCTCAATTTGGCCGGTGATGATTTTAGTTGTCGCGGCATTTTCCGTGGTCTACAGCACGTATTTTTACGCCCCGACCTTGGTCATGCTGCAAGGCATGAAGGCGGGCGAGGCGATGAAATTGTCATTTTTAGCATTTTGGCGCAATTGGCAGCCGATTTTAGTGATGTCGCTGATTGGTGCGGCGCTCCTGATCCTCGCCATGTTGCCGATGCTCTTGGGCCTGATTGTCGCACTGCCGGTGGCGCTAATTACGAGTTATGTTTGTTATGCCGATGTTTTTGAAACCTAA